Part of the Pseudodesulfovibrio hydrargyri genome is shown below.
CTCACTCTCCCTGCTGCCCGAGACGCCCGAGCGGGCGCCGGGAGGGGACACTTTCAGGCTGCTGGCCGCCGGACGATTCGTTCCCAAAAAGGGCTTCGACGATTTGCTTGCGGCCTGTGCCCTGCTCCGGGACCGGGGGCTCGACTTCACCCTGACCCTGGCGGGCCACGGCAGGCTGGCCGGTTCGCTGAAACAACAGGCCAAGCGGCTCGACCTGACCGGCCGGGTCCGTTTCCCCGGCTTTCTCAAGCACGACGAGTTGTCGGAACTGATGCGCCGTAGCGACGCCCTGGTCATGCCCTGCGTGATCGGTCCCAACGGCGACCGCGACGGCATCCCCAACGTGATCATGGAGGCGTATGCCCATGGCCTTCCGGTGATCGCCACGGACGTGGCGGGGATCGGCGAGGTGGTGGCCGACGGTGAGACCGGGTGTCTGGTCGGGCAGCACGACCCTGACGCATTGGCCGGGGCCATTCTCCGGCTGGCCGCCGCCCCGGACGAGGCCGCACGGCTGGCCGGGAACGGCCGGCAGCGCGTCCTGTCCATGTTCGACCAGGAAATTAACGCCCGCAAGTTGCGGGAGCTCTTCTCGGCTCATTCAAAATAGGGAAAATCAACGCAGCAGGCCGTGCTCCCGGCACCAAGCCACCGTGGTGCGCATGCCTTCCTCCAACCCCACCTGCGGCGAGTAGCCGAAGTCGGCGGCGGCCCTGGCGTGACTGCAGA
Proteins encoded:
- a CDS encoding glycosyltransferase family 4 protein; this translates as MSLPRVAYVTLWFPKPSETFIFREVKTLAGRDLPVKVFTLYAPLGKGLSREMRAFPASETLGTASLPKLLGTFLRHCLTRPARTWVFLRDNAFNGFRSLEGLGENLWAVLCGLHLARRFEAEGIEHIHAPWANGPATAARVASKLTGIPYSFAGRAGDIYPAEGALPGKIADAAFVRVNHGANVAYLRSLAPGHAEKIVLVYNSLSLLPETPERAPGGDTFRLLAAGRFVPKKGFDDLLAACALLRDRGLDFTLTLAGHGRLAGSLKQQAKRLDLTGRVRFPGFLKHDELSELMRRSDALVMPCVIGPNGDRDGIPNVIMEAYAHGLPVIATDVAGIGEVVADGETGCLVGQHDPDALAGAILRLAAAPDEAARLAGNGRQRVLSMFDQEINARKLRELFSAHSK